The Vicia villosa cultivar HV-30 ecotype Madison, WI unplaced genomic scaffold, Vvil1.0 ctg.000305F_1_1, whole genome shotgun sequence DNA segment ATTTGTAGACACATGCACCAAATTTTACACTAAGGCAACATGGTACCTGACACATGCAATGTTGTAATGACAATCATGTTGGCACATGCTTTGTAAATTTAAGAGCATACGTTATCACCCCCGACTCACGCAAGTTATTTTTTGTATACATGTGTCAGAGGTGATGGCACATGCTCTTACATTTACAAACCATGCGTCAACATGATTACGTTACAACGCTATATGCATCAGAAGCCATGACTCTTTAGTGTAAAATTTGGTGGATGCGCCGACAGCATTGACACCTCTATTttagttcaatttttttttaaaacatagttACTTTAGAAATTAATGTGAAATGTTGGCTACTGAaaattctttttttgaaaaatttgacaattaaaaaaaaaaaacagctttcCCACCCTAAAACTATGCAATTTGATgcatgatttaatatatttttgttttttcaaattattttaacgAAGTAAAGTCAACTATTTTCCTCTATAATGTCAACTTAAACCTTGTatgaaggatttattttcctctataaTGTTAAAATCTTCCAATTTGAGAAATCAGGATTTTAAGTTCtccaaatattttcttttctttataatACTCTTAAAAAACATCAATCAAAATTCCTCTTTTCCCACACTTTTTTCTAAAAATGATATTTCTTCAAACAAGAAAATTTTTCTTCCTTCCCCACTCTCAATTCTAAATCCTTCTCTTCCTTCCTCTCCACACTTCCAAATAAATATACACATGAACAATTAGAAGGGATTTTATCTGGAAAATATTTACTGATTCGTGCaaattataaatcaattaaaatgcAGCATTTCGTCTTTAAGATAAGGCAAGAGTAAAAGGCGGTACGGCGCGGTTCCATTCATCTATGCATGCTTAACAATACTGCAGAATACAAAGGAGTGTATGATGATGGTATACACATGAACATCAATGTAATCATGGCCTTGGCTCAAACCCCGTCTACGCCAAAATTCCAGTAAAATTACTGGAAATACATATACTGGTCTCTGCTAGTTGATAGTTGATATCTGGTTTAATAAACTAAAAAACTGCAAAAACAAGAATCACATAATGAGATTCGAGATATGGTTGGCTTGGTCGGGAAAGAGACCTTAGATCAGTCCCCTGTAACCAACTCCACCATCACAGAATATAGGAGCTTAGATACTACAACCTACTGCCACATCATGACAGTTATAAAAAGTTTTTCAGTTTTAGTTATGCAGTTGTTATCTTAAACTCCACGTTTTCATGCCTTGTAAGGCTTCCATCAAGTAATCTTCCTGGTGTCGACCATCAGTTTATAGAGAGCGAATCCACCTCGATGACAGCCAGGCATCCTAGAGGCCATATTTTctaattcaatctgaaaaatacaAAATCAATGAGCAATGGTTTGTCCACAAAAAGTACATGGTTGGTTGTAAATATTGGCACTAAAATGATCACTTTGAAATTTGATCAACAAATGAACTAGTTTTTAAGCTTTGAAATAACAAGCATATAAGTCCAAACAGATCCTACCATGACCTAGAGAAAAAATAAACCATAGATTTACCATTGGGACAGTATAGAGCTGGGTTGATTCGTAGCCATCTAGTGCACTGGAGTAAAACTGCTGAACTTCCTTTGAGTCAAGATTGCATTTGATAAAGAAAAATGCAGCCGGTCTCACGTTCAAATCCCTGCGAGATATACCAATGAAAGCCGGGATGCTCTGCAggacaaaatatgaaaaatagatGCTCAGTCTTTGAACCCATTCAACTCCTAACTTAAAAACGAAATGAGAGAAGTGATTAACGGCGGAAACAAAAGACTTATCAGCAATCAATCCACTCAAGGAAAAGGTATAcagcaaaaatcaaaacatataATCACCATGGCTACAGAGCAGACACTACTATGTGGCCTCTGAAATTCACTCGTTAATGGAAAAATCTTGTATATGATTATCGGCTTATCGCTAAGTTCTATTAAAGTACAAATGAAACTTACAAGGGATGAAGCTGGCACTCCAATTTCTTCAACTACTTCACGTACTATGCTGTCAAACATTTCCCGTGAAACATTAGGGTTGATCGACCCTGTTAACTCCTTCACATATTGATGGGACGTTATACCAATTTCTTGAGGCTGTGAATCATATGAAAAAATAATTCAATGTATAGCCATGCCTACGCAGGAATATTAGGTCTGAAATACATATACACAGAATAAATATGTCACTGACCCAAAAAACAAATCAAAGACTGATTTCAGAACCAAATGTCCATTTCATTATGAATAATTCAACAACTGCAAGAAAAGGATTTGGAACATTCATTGCACTATCGAATACCTCAGGGTGGCCTCCAGGGAAAACGAAATATCCAGGAAATTCACCAACATTATTACTTCGCTGTAATACAAGTATTTTATTGTCAATTGTCTCCACCACGGCACCGTTTCCTAATGGACTGGAGGTATGCTGACAAAGAACGAAATCATCTGAAAAAACATAAAGATAAAGCCAAAAGATTAAGATcgataaattaatataataaggtGAAGAAGATTGAACCCACTTAGAATTGTGGATGGGCCTAATTCAATCTTATAAAACCGACTAATAAGGTGAAGAAGATTGAACCCATTTATAAACATACGTTCATGTCATTTATTGTCCGATATGTGACTTTTAACAATATGATATCTTAATGAACACAACACTACATACTCATGCAGCAACGAATATGTAACAACTTCTTTCTTGTTCCATTGTTTAGTGAATCTATGTACTTACATGACAATTAAGGTGGAAAAAAATGTAACAACTTTCCATCCTTTTTCACTTTTCTTCCAACCTTCTGATGACCAAATGAAAAATCAAATTACAACAAGACACAAAGATGATAGGTAGAACCCAAACAGTTGCCACCTTAGATGAATATTGTAGTTTCTACAACAATCAAATATGCGTGGAAGCCATATGAATTTGGATCAAGATGAAAAACGGGGAGGTTACATAGATTATGAATTTGGATCAAGATGAAAAACGGGGAGGTTACATAGATGATATTTGGTTATCTCAGTAATGGCTATCGATTTGGACAGCCTTACAGTTATAAGATGCTAAAGTTGTCTGACACTACAATCACCAATCAATATCCAGTTGGCTAATGATTTCAAGATCCAGCAGTACCTCCTCTACTTTAGGGGCAGAGAGAAGGGAGAGAGATACTGTACTATTGCTTCTAGATTTTCATCAAATCAACCCCCAGCCGCTTGTTCCTTTCATGATAATTTACTATTGGAAATCATATACATCTCCAGTTTAGAAGTAAGTTGCCACACTACCCTAAGCTCAGGTGCTAACAGCATGAGTTCACAGAGTAACCACAACAGTAACGCTTGAGTTAAAAAGGGAGCAAAGATTCTATGTTTTACCTTCAGATGAAACAAGAAACTTTTCCCACAACGGACTTAAATTTGTCCCCACAAAAGTCCTGGAGCATTTTTAaccaataattattaattaaaaaattgagcCAATGTAGAACAGATAAGCAAAAATACAAGGCAAAAAATAGTAATGAAATTAAACTATTACTTCAAGACAGCGTACAAAAGATCTTCTGCTGGTTTCAAGCAAACACTAGAGATAACAAAATGTTTCCAACAAACTTATCACTTCAGTTCTTATTATTCTATCATTATCAACAATGAACACGCATTAGAACTCACGAACACAAACCTTGAAATAGAAATAGATTGAGATTGCGAAAGCATCCACACAAACATTAAGACTATGGTAAGTGTATCATTCAAGATTCAAGAATCATTGTAATCCTATCATATCAATATCACTAACcatgataaataaaaatgaaacaacTCCAAGATGAGCACTGAGAAGCAACCTATAATCCGTCAAACCTAGATGAAGGCATACATGTGGCTCATTCTCAGATTCACCTCCAGTGTGCAAAACATGCCCTCCATACTGTGATATTTTCAACAAAACAGATACACACACTATTAGTCAGAGCATCAAACTCAAATCTTACTAAAATAAATCATCCCTTATCCACCGAACCACGGAAACTCGAAATACGACAATGACACTTGTGAGCATTATTTTTTTTAGAGTTGTCGGTACTACATATCTTATACATTTAAAGATAATTGCAGGTAAGAAAATCTCATACTCTGAATTTATTTCCATTGAAGAGAGATTTGTTCTGTAGACTCCTCTGCTCCCAAATCTGCGCAACAAAAATAAACAGAAAGTAATCACTAATACAAGTAATTAAGGAATGTAGAAATGGATCACAGTGTGAAAGAAATATGATGAACCTCGGAGATGGAGTTTTCCAAGGTTAGGTCAGAGTGAGGGATTCGATCGTAGGCGTCACCGAATTCAACAGAGACCTTCAAAAGTGAGTGATGAATTTAGTAGATTATTACGGAAAAGCGAGTGTTAAGAAGTTGGAAGATGAGGGAACCTGTGATGGAGAGAGACCAGAAGGGAATGACGCAAGAAGCTTGAAGGAGGAAGGTTCTGTGTTAGTTGAATTACTAGATTTCTTCTCCTTCTCCATGGCTACGTCGATGAGAGAGTTTGATGCTTCTTTATTTGAATCTTCAAAGTTCAAGCAAAGAAGAAAGCTATTGGGCTCGTTGAAAGCCATGGGCTCTCGTTTAAGAACttattagagaatttctttatgaACTTCCCACCTTTTTGGACACCCGCGGCGAAAATAGCAAAATGTCCCTATATTttagaaatacatctccgaaattactttttttgaaaaaaaattgatttcgaaAGTACACTAGAACACCAAAAAAAAATAGTTGTTTTCGGAAATCCATTTccgaaattattatttttttggagAGGGAGGTGTGTTccaagatgcatatccgaaatattttaatttatgatcttgaaatgtttcggatatgcatatcaaaaaattcaataattattaaaatattaaaatcaaggtgaaccaatacaattaatagtataattaattttattaattaaaaaagtattaaatatatatcattataatcaagatataataataatattagcctaataaatatttaaattaacactttatttattattattatttttatgaaacataaaaaatcatttgaaaaactAATGTAATTCAAAacttatattaaaataagaataaagtagtaaataattttattcttacttgatctcttttattttaaatttttgttgaacaattattaatatatttattttttatataattataattatattatattatttataattttagtaattattaatatgaaatttatcaaaaaacattaaatttttatgagtttttttttaatttataattgaaattaaaaaagaaatatcaaccatataattatcattattactattcataacttataaattatatcaattttatgatatctgaattaatcaatatcttaaattttttctttttttgggattttgcttacttcggatatacatatccgaaaaaacctctGACCATTTTTTGAGGGttttttttggatatgcatatacgaattaatcaaaatttcaatttttttgtgttttcggagatgcatctccgaattatccaaaatcctaattttttCAGAGACGCATTTCCAAAGGATATTTTCGGGTTTCCAGCAGGGGTTTTCACCGCAGGGGGTCCGTAAAGAAATTCTCACTTATTAAGCTCCTTGAAAGTTATAGGCTTTCGATTGGGAAAATTTAAGAATTTCTTATCCCACTTCTTGAGGTTCTTTGGCGTTTTCAAAAATATCCATTGTTTTGTAGATGTATCTCTGTACACATTTTTTTACTTTATGTtgatttgttccgtagatgcacctacgaaagtTTTCCTGTCATGTATCTACGAAAATATTTGATGTTAAAATCGCGTCAAATTATTCTTCTCCCTCATTCACAAAACTTTTCATTTTCACAAAACTCTCTCAAACTCTTTCAACCTCAAAAAATCTTCCTTCCACCAAAGTTGTTATTTTTCTCACGAGTTCAACAGAGAATATCAACATCAACAATCAACACACTCCAACTTGTTTGAAGTTTGATTTAATCGGTAAATTTTCGAGTAAGTTTCGAGTATTTTCCATAATAGAGTTAGAATACACTTTTAGGTTAAGAAATAATTAGATAGTGTAAAAACATAGTTTAGAAACAATGTAGGTATTGTTTGTTGTGTAAAATGGACGATCAAGGGCTCAAAATTTGGATTTGCAAGGTATTAAACAATATAGACGCCATTGTTGTGTTTTGGAAGTTGTAGAAcgtttcgtaggtgcatctacgaaacaatTAAACATTAGGGTAGTTCTGTAGATGCAGCTCCGAAACAAACCCAGTTGTTATAAACGCTTGGTGCTTTCGTAGCTGTATCTACGGGAGCTTTCCACATTTGCATCTAcaaagttaaattttttttttttttttgcattttgttTTATAACTTAATTGTATCTAATTCGTATTTATTTGTCATGCCTTGCAAACATTATGGATGATGAGATAGACTGACTGATACATGGGAGGGTTGCCCTGCATGCCTCCATGCGACATTCACGGAGCCAGATAGTTCCAGAGGTAGTTGACACCTCTGTTCCAGCAGATACCTTGGTTGAGGTCACGTCGCAAACTACTTTGCATCTCAGTGCGCACACGCCttccacttcttcttcttcatccaggAGGCGTCAGGATGATGGCAAGGGTGCATCCTCGTCCCCCTCCTCCCGCAGACATCGTCGGAATGTTTTTGTGCCACATCCAACTGAGTCCGCTTTTCCTGTGCCACCTCCAGCCGATGTTAGTTCTCCTGTGCcactgtgaagtcaagactctccatccaatgtgttttgatgaagacaaagtacAAATAAAATGATCatgtcaaaaagtatggaaaaagcttcAAGTATATTTTATCAATTCAAGTATTCAAGACTCATCATGTGGAAGCTAGCAACATATTATTCAAGACTTTGGTTTCAAGCTTTTTGCATCTCAAGAAGGTATaatgataatatttatttttactaaaGTTTTAGATTCTCAAGTATTCAAATCAATCATTGCATAAACTATCCATGAACTTGGCAAGTGTTTTCAAGTCTTATTTATCAATTCTtacactgggtaaatcgatttccttaagcatgaaatcgatttaccaCTAAACCAAAACTTTTCTAGAAGCAAAAAATCTCATTTTCAactaggtaaatcgatttacccactaaggaaatcgatttcctactgtttgtttttgaatatttatgatcattacagcatgaaatcgatttcattctaagggaaattgatttccctctgaaagtttttgaaaaatcaGTATGTTCTCAAACACCTCTTCATGTACCTTCTCATGAAATCAAATCATTTCAACTTGAAAATTGTTCATGATATTTTGTGATATATTTACAATGTTGCATAGAGCAGCCCAAAGTGATCATTGTTCTACAAACTTACATACTAAAAAATCTTGTTGTATTCATATCTTATTTTCCAGGGTTAGTGGAATTAAGATTACTTGGTTTTGTATTCCTtaatgtccaggattgttggaagcaagaggtTGAAAGTGAGAGGATTGTCTCATTTCAACTTGGTTGATCTAAGAGAATTGTTCTTGGTGGTGTTGTTGTTAAAAGATTGTAGGATTAGTCTTGGGTTTAGGcttgtacaaatatctaacaaaagtgaaatctctttcgtgttgaaagaggactggagtactctcgaatTGTGAAGGGAACCAGGATACATCGCTGTGttttttacttttccgcatttatcGATTTCATCACAAAtcataaaccaaaaaagaaagaaacacatttataaactcttgcaccaaactagaaaaataagaacaggtattctaaaaccggataaattttcaaaatcctaattcaaccccctcttaggcgcactcttgaaCTTACAATCACCTCTTGATGGTTTTGACCCACTACATGAGGATGGTGATGTGCTTGAGAATTACCCAAGGGGTCCCTCCGATTTGTCCCTGTTGACAGGGTACGCTGATCATACCGCCAGACATGTATGGGATGGAGAGGTAACATTGCTTAGAGTCACTATTTTTTTGTCCTCATTGTAAATTTATTATTTCTGTaaattgtttgttattaacaATGTTTTCATTAGAAATTTTTAGGATAGGGCAACCCAAAAGTTCTATAACCACGAGCGGAAGATATCATCTCTAGAGCAGCCTGAGGAGCCGTGGTGCCAGGATGTCCTCACAATATTTGGTCTGAAGGACCTATGTCAGATTGGGTACACCACTATCCACAATGGAATGCTCATGGAATTAGCAAAGAGATAACACCCAGAGACGCCCTCCTTCCATCTACCTCATGGTGATATTACTATTACCTTAGACGATGTCTCATCTTATTGCATATACCTATCAGGGTTGCCCTCCTCTGTCACGGTAAGATGACGAAGGAGGAAGCGAGAGAGCTTTAGATTGAGGAGCTCGGGGCTGATCCACTCGATGCGCTAGATAAGGTGAATAACACTCGCGACGCGCACGTGTGGTTTTCTTTCTTGATGCACAGATAAGATGAGGAGGTAGTTGCGACACGACAGGCTGTTAGTGACCTAGTTGAGGTGGAGGTCACAGACAACGTGTGCTTAGGTGCTACTTCCTATTTTTGATCGACACTCAGCtgtttgtggacacgagctccaCGTATATGAATTTCGCTTGCTTGAGGTACTTTTTGGATCCCGCACGGATCCATGAGTAAAATTGGGAGCAGCAACGCTGGCGCACAACTATTTAAGACTGGGAGATGGATGCCTATGGAAGACCAGGACCGTCACAGGAAGTTGTTCACTactagtggtaacaatcttatatccttatttttttccataacttttcaTTCTATATTCCTGAAAACTGGTAACCGGTTCCCATCCATTAAAATGCAATTTTCATGGAACAGAACACccgggaacccggttcctccaaactgggaaccggttcccactatTGCAGAACCCCAAAAACCCAAATTTCTTGTTGCTACGAGCCCCCTCTCCTTAAACCCTCAAAACCCCATTTCTCAAACATGAAAACCTCATTTTAAGTCACAATTTCTCTAGTCTAACATTGGTATCAAATAGATATTCAAATACACATATCATTTACATCAATTGCACAACCAATCAtccatcaatttcaacattcatcattcataacaTCCAAAAACACATAATAATTCAATTTCTTCACACATTCATGGATTTACAATTATGAAATCTAACCTcaaccatacccatcatcatgtcAATCCTTAGAGattaagaaccccacccttaccttagcaatttcttcaaaagcttcttcttctccaatGGAGTTCTCCCCTTTTGCCCTAGCTTCCTCTCCTCTTCCATTCTCCTCTTCTTTCACAATTTCTCTTCTAATTTTTCTGATAACACTAACTCTCTATTTCCCTTATTTTGATATAACTAACTCCTTAATATGCTAATGGGCTTAAATTAACACCTCCCAATTGCTACTACTATTAACTCTAACTTTAGGCCCAATACTAATAACTTCAttatattatatcaaataaatcacaaacacaacataatattaattaaatagtcACATAACATAAACGAATATTATTTCCGATAATATTACCCAACTACAATCGATCCATAACTTAGGTAATGCCAACTCACGATTTGTATTTCTCTGACTAATTCGACTAATTAATTCGACCACAAACTTAACTGCTCCAATCAACATATTGATCCAATTACTCCTTTAGAATAATATCGATAAATcccgacttcgactaattccaacgaatagatccttgattaatttaattaaataattaattaaattcggggcgttacacccACTTTTACTACCACCAACCACTTAATAAGCTCATATAGAATAatctaataattatattaatattattaccaATATTAATCAACTAATCAACCAACATCAACATTAGTAACTTATATCCACATATTCCAACATTTCACAACTTTGTCAATtaatcttaaataatttaattaaataattaattaaattatcggggtgttacatgttGTACTCTTCATTATCATAACAAAAACATCCTTAAACCCTTCCAAAAATTTCCTACATTTGTATTAAAGACTTTCACCTGTAAacacaatttttttgtattttgacaTCAAAGGTGCAAAATTGACTGAATTTACCAGTAATGTACATGTCTATAATTATTAATCATTTGGATGATGTGGTTTTTTTATCTAGAACATGAACACATAGTTCAGAAATTGAAATCAAGATTCTTGAAGGATTGGTCAATAAATTAAAATTCTGATTTGTTGAATGCTGATTGAAATtctcttattttttattgatttgtaATTATGGTGCA contains these protein-coding regions:
- the LOC131626543 gene encoding nudix hydrolase 9-like; translation: MEKEKKSSNSTNTEPSSFKLLASFPSGLSPSQVSVEFGDAYDRIPHSDLTLENSISEIWEQRSLQNKSLFNGNKFRYGGHVLHTGGESENEPHVCLHLGLTDYRTFVGTNLSPLWEKFLVSSEDDFVLCQHTSSPLGNGAVVETIDNKILVLQRSNNVGEFPGYFVFPGGHPEPQEIGITSHQYVKELTGSINPNVSREMFDSIVREVVEEIGVPASSLSIPAFIGISRRDLNVRPAAFFFIKCNLDSKEVQQFYSSALDGYESTQLYTVPMIELENMASRMPGCHRGGFALYKLMVDTRKIT